A genomic stretch from Zeimonas sediminis includes:
- a CDS encoding Ldh family oxidoreductase — MTNENKAARYDAAALAAFGEALLRGVGLEADKARDVAEVLVEGDLLGHDTHGLHLLAGYLGELEKGSMTASGEPKVIAERSAVATWDGRRLPGPWLVRRAIAWGAPRAREHGAATIAIRRSHHIACLAAYLEQPAREGLLVVIASSDAATASVAPFGGTQPVFTPNPIAVGIPASAGPVMVDISASITTNGMSNRLKAAGRRGAHRWWMDADGNPSDDPAVLFTQPPGTILPLGGLDAGHKGYGLALTIEALTGGLAGHGRADPTEGWGATVFVQVYDTAAFAGADAFLRQSDWVVDACHASKPRDPARPVRLPGERGLALRAEQLDKGVALHPGIMPALEAWAGKLGVPVPAAR; from the coding sequence ATGACGAACGAAAACAAGGCGGCGCGCTACGACGCCGCGGCCCTGGCCGCCTTCGGCGAGGCGCTGCTGCGCGGCGTGGGGCTCGAGGCCGACAAGGCGCGCGACGTGGCCGAGGTGTTGGTCGAGGGCGACCTGCTGGGCCACGACACCCACGGCCTGCACCTGCTGGCCGGCTACCTGGGCGAGCTCGAGAAGGGCTCGATGACCGCGAGCGGCGAGCCGAAGGTGATCGCCGAGCGCAGCGCGGTGGCCACCTGGGACGGCCGTCGCCTGCCCGGGCCGTGGCTGGTGCGCCGGGCGATCGCCTGGGGCGCGCCGCGGGCGCGCGAGCACGGCGCGGCCACGATCGCGATCCGCCGCAGCCACCACATCGCTTGCCTGGCGGCCTACCTGGAGCAGCCGGCGCGCGAGGGCCTGCTGGTGGTCATCGCCAGTTCCGACGCGGCCACCGCCAGCGTGGCGCCCTTCGGCGGCACGCAGCCGGTGTTCACGCCGAACCCGATCGCGGTCGGCATCCCGGCGTCGGCCGGGCCGGTGATGGTCGACATCTCGGCCTCGATCACCACCAACGGCATGAGCAACCGGCTGAAGGCCGCCGGCCGGCGCGGCGCGCATCGGTGGTGGATGGATGCCGACGGCAACCCGAGCGACGACCCCGCGGTGCTGTTCACCCAGCCGCCCGGCACGATCCTGCCGCTCGGCGGGCTCGACGCCGGCCACAAGGGCTACGGCCTGGCGCTCACGATCGAGGCGCTGACCGGCGGGCTGGCCGGCCACGGCCGCGCCGATCCCACCGAGGGCTGGGGCGCCACCGTGTTCGTGCAGGTCTACGACACCGCGGCCTTCGCCGGCGCCGATGCCTTCCTGCGCCAGAGCGACTGGGTGGTCGACGCCTGCCATGCGTCGAAGCCGCGCGACCCGGCCCGGCCGGTTCGCCTGCCCGGCGAGCGCGGGCTGGCGCTGCGCGCCGAGCAGCTGGACAAGGGCGTCGCGCTGCACCCGGGCATCATGCCGGCGCTCGAGGCCTGGGCAGGCAAGCTCGGCGTGCCGGTGCCGGCCGCCCGATGA